CGGGATGGATTAACTTGCTTGAGTTTTACTGTTCTACATTACTTGTAGTGACTCGGATTCATTTTCACTCTCACAATCTCTCTGCACTATAGTTTATTGCACATTGGAGAACTAATTACCTCCAACAGTGCTGCAGTACCACTATTAGGATCAACTGCTCCGAATGTCCATGCATCCCGATGATTGCCTAGCAGAACGTACCTGGAAAAAGTAGAATCCGAGTGATTAGTACATTAAGAAAGAAGCTAGTTATAGTCAAACATTACAGTTCTTATGATGCAAGCTTATTTGGTATTACAAACACTTCCATGAATGCATTTGCATTCTTCCTCTGGAATGTAAAATACTTACCTATCAGGTTCTTCTGCTCCTTCAATCACTCCAATAACGTTCTCTATTGTTTCTATTGTCTGATTTCCCTGACAACAAAGAAATGCACTCTTTCAGTAAAGTTTGGCCATTATATAGATTAGTTTTAAGTGGATACTTTGGTGGATAGGAACTAATGACCCATGTCGTACTTACAGAATAAGTGAGATTCAGGATCCCAGGCCCCGGTCCAACCCTATATGGAGGAGCATCTTTGCTCCCTTGCCAATCATCTTTTGCCAACTGACCACCAAGCGACCCCATTATAGTCTCACCATCAGCTCCTGACACTGGCAGCGAAGGTATCAGAGGAACATCCCCTTCCCTCTCTATTTCTTCATATGAGAGCCTCTCACTTCCTTTCGTGCTTGGCCATCCCGGTGTCGCCGGATCACCGGTCCCTGTGTACACCGACCCCACTTGAACCCCACTCGGCGGCATCCACCTGTCATCCGGGAACCACCGCACACCGCCCCCTCCACCACCGTAATCCTTCCTATCAGTATATATGATCGTCCCTATTGCCCCTGCCTCGTATGCATTATGCACAATATCTCCTCTATATATCTGCCCATATTTCGCCAATACTACTGTACCCGTAACATTCACtcccatttcttttaatgtctCGTAGTCCTCAACTCGCCCATAATTGGCGTAAACCACGGGTCCAGTGGCAGTTCCGGACTTGGCATACCCATGAAAGGTGGGGAATACTTCATGGGCCACATCGGCATAGGGATCTCCATCATAGATCTCTTGGCGCAGGATGAACTTTACCGCCGGCTCAGGGGGTTGGCGGGTGAGCGTCAGGGAGCGGGAGATCGGGTAAGTGAGGAGGACGTCGTAGGAGGCGATGTGGGCTGGGACGTTGTAGGACGTGAGGGTGGATAGGACGTAGGATGCTGCTTCCGCGTTGGCGGGCGTCCCCGCCACGTGGGGGCGGCGGGTGAGGGTGTAGAGGTGGTGGGCCACGGAGGCATTGTCGGAGATGGAGGCCGATAGGAAGAGGGAGTGGTAGAATGATTTCGGAGGGGAAGGGAAGGAGCAGAACAGAGTGAGGGTAGTGGTTACAGCGAAAAAGGCCGACGCGGCTAGTTTGATCATTGGGAGTTTCTAGCTTTGGGCGTGTAAGAGAGGCAGTACTCCTCGATGGAGCGGTACGAAGAGCAGCTCTAGAAATTTCTGTTGCAGAGAGGGGAGGACGGATGGAGATTTTTTCAGCCTTACAGATGGTGGGTCTTTCGGGTAATCGACAGCCGCTGGTGGGGCATAATAAGAAGTCATTGATTTGATTACGCCTTTTGCTAAAAGGCTTCGAGTCTATCTGAATCTGATGACTCTGATGATAGAGACACCTTCCAACCCTTGGATTCTTCAATAATTGAGGGCCTAAGCCTTTTATCCTCGGGGCACGCCCTTCAGTGTCATCAAAAGTACAGAGATGCTACAGGAACGAGACAAACCAGACATAAGAAAAACCCAATTGTCCTTCTCACTCGCGATCAATCATTTTCCATCAGCGTTCGATACACGTGATGTCGCTGTCCTTGGGGTGAACCTAGACCCTTTTGAAATTTCCGAGGAAATTGTCGCTTCGATGGTAAGTCCAAGGAGAGATTGAAGATTGCTTGTCCATCGCCTAGGCGATTTTATGTATTTCTTACGAAAGTAAATGTTCTATAACCGTATTTTGTGGTCAGGGGGTCGTTGTGCTAGATTCTTTTTCTAACCCTTGATTTTCCCTTGGCGTTGAGATAGTGATTCGCAGTTTCTTGTCTGCTGGTTGATTAAAACCTCGAGTGCAATTTGCTGGCATCCTGATGCATTCATTCTATAATTACTTAGATTCTATCTTGGCGCTGCCGACCGTGTCGATATCACCACAATTTCTCATTACCGAAAAATGAGGCTTCCTTCCATTTTCCCAGAACCGGATTCTGATGTTGGACGCGATGATCTACCCAATGAGCCCTTCTCGTGCTGCGACGTCGAGCATCAAAAGTCCAATTAGTGATTTGGATGGACCTGTTCACGGGCCAGAGAAATATCTCCAAATCATTCTCGTTTTCCGTTTCGTCAAATTCCACGAGAGGTTCTAAAACAGGTGTTTGATTTTCAGAGGAAGACGTTCCTCTTATCAGACTCCAGAGCCACTTCGGCCCGTGAGTTTCTACGTGCTTCTTTGTGCTCTCTTGTGAGGTTACAGTTCAAAATCTTGATACTGCAAAATCTTGGTAAtaaatctcttttctttccccttgcCACGGCGAAGGTTTTACTCATTAGGATTTATTTGTTTGACAAAAAGGattttttgtgaattaattttttggacTTCTTTGGTTTGCTGACAATGATAGTTAATGGAAAATCATTTacgataaaaaaatattttcttaaagttaagaaaatgaatttcctaacctgaaaagtaaaaaatgtttttccaaatttttttagaaaatcattttcttttatcctGAAATTTTgcctaaaacaaaacaaatttttgcttATGCAATCTCGAAGTGTTAAAAGACTATTAAAGTGCTTTACTCAGATATCATACATATTAGTtaagagaaaatcaaatcatatgaTCGGATCATATGAATATCTGCAGTTTGATATTTGACGAAAGGGTGACGACCCAAAGTAGGTAACATCTTCATTTGTCCAGTAAAAGAGAATTAGAACTCAAATCAGTCCTAGAGACTCACTGTGGTCCAACACCTGTTCTGGAAAACAGCTTCCAAGTCTCTCCTTGAAAGATGCCACGTTGTAGCCGCACTGGGCTTTGGTGGAGTTCGCACGAGAaaagctttttaaaaaaaaaaaaaggcgtaTATCAGGCAGATCAAAGATTGAATCGGCCCCATGAGCTGTCTAGACTTTGGTTTGCGTCCAAACAAAAGACCTAGCTCAATCTAATGTCGGTATCCCAAAAAAGAGGTGTTGGCACCTGGTGGGCCTGGCTGTTCTTGATTCCTTAATAAATCTTTTTGGAGCTGCAAGCCCAAGTGATTAATTTATTTCCTTTGCCAATCGGCCCAAAGATTAGGTTGGCTAGTTAAAGCTAACGTGCATTTACACTAATCATCTGGGAATGTTCGCCGAAATCGCCTTCTCCTAGACCGGTCCAGTGAGAAGGATCGAGCGGCAATCGACTCGGATAACACTGGCTCAGGTGGTCGGGCTCTAGGTCGAGCTTATATCGATGCCATCCATTTTTAAGTCCAAAGTTAGGAAAGATCAAAatgtagggaaaaaaaaacaaatctcagAATTGGTCGGTCGGAATTGGTGGGGCATAAGGAAATTTCTAGTTTGAAAATCGAAAGTCACCTAATCGAATCTATCGGTTGCATGTAAACTACTATGAGTCGGGATAACTTGCACGTGACCTAAATCTAATCGGTTTATGGGGTTTATAAGGTATTTCATGAGATTTCAAATAGTCGAGTTTCtacatttaaatcataaattgtaaaagaaaatatataagaaaattaaagagaatTTGTGGACAAGACCATACTGGGCAAATACTTCTCCAATGCTCATGTCAACTCTCGTTCGATTGGCAACATTAATGAGACCTAAGTCGATTTGATTTAAGAATCATAAATACATCGAGCTGCACAAAGTCAGTTTTGAAAATCCATGATGATGTCAATGACATTCATCTCCATTAGCTCAAACGCTATGTACACTCTAAATTCATAATAAAGTAATCAATTTGCGGATGGATTGGATCCATGCCCATCCAAGAGCATACCTAACAATCCCCATCCAAACGCAAGGGTAGAGAC
This genomic stretch from Eucalyptus grandis isolate ANBG69807.140 chromosome 3, ASM1654582v1, whole genome shotgun sequence harbors:
- the LOC104438213 gene encoding probable glutamate carboxypeptidase LAMP1 — encoded protein: MIKLAASAFFAVTTTLTLFCSFPSPPKSFYHSLFLSASISDNASVAHHLYTLTRRPHVAGTPANAEAASYVLSTLTSYNVPAHIASYDVLLTYPISRSLTLTRQPPEPAVKFILRQEIYDGDPYADVAHEVFPTFHGYAKSGTATGPVVYANYGRVEDYETLKEMGVNVTGTVVLAKYGQIYRGDIVHNAYEAGAIGTIIYTDRKDYGGGGGGVRWFPDDRWMPPSGVQVGSVYTGTGDPATPGWPSTKGSERLSYEEIEREGDVPLIPSLPVSGADGETIMGSLGGQLAKDDWQGSKDAPPYRVGPGPGILNLTYSGNQTIETIENVIGVIEGAEEPDRYVLLGNHRDAWTFGAVDPNSGTAALLEVAQRLGKLLKKGWRPRRTIIFCNWDAEEYGLVGSTEWVEENRALLASKAVAYLNVDCAVSGAGFHAASTPQLDQLLRQAAQQVQDPDNSSQTIYESWAGQSKSSPMVDRLGGGGSDYAAFVQHVGVPAADLFFGGGYPVYHSMYDDFVWMEKYGDPMFHRHLAVASIWGLIALRLADEEFLPFDYLSYASELQESAKDLEDELSDKGLNLIPLFKAIEDFRGAATKINIDVEAIKESSSWSSIWKEYRMRVRELNDRLMMAERAFADPDGLFGRSWYKHLIYGPSKHNDYGSKSFPGIDDAIEEAKKASTSDSWHSVQHEIWRVSRAVKHATQVLSGKLT